TATTTTTTGTGTGCTCCAAGCAGTTCCGTTCCAATGAGCATAAACTAATACGTCTGCAATAGTGTGATCTTGTTTCGGATGTTCACTGTAGCATATGTGAGGATTATCTGCCGAGTCTAAGGCTAAAGAACTAGCCCCAATTGTTCCCTCGGAAGATATCGTTTGTATATCCCATGTTAAACTGCTTGATTGGGCAACAGTATAATTACAAATTAGTAAAAGTAAAAACAATATGAAAGGTGTAACTTTTAACATTTTTGTCAATTTAAGTTTCCTTATGATAGTCCAAAAGGGAAACTGGGCTTATATATTTTTTTTAAAAAAAAAAATTAAAAGGGTGTAAAGATTATTTTGCCGGGGTTGTTACTAGTTTGATCACCCTGATTTGATGTTTGAAAATGTCTGCTATTGATGTTACGGTACTTGATAATGAAATTGCAGTTCATTTTGACATCTGCCAAGTAATCGTCGTCAGTATTTAAGGATACACCGAAGCCATCAGGTACATAACCATTAACAACTACTAAACCCACCCATGCACCAGTAATTGAACATTGCTTGTTTACTCTTATGCCGACAGCATCTCGACTATTCAATCTAATTAGTCCAGTGATTAGCGAACCATAAAGCGTATCTTCTATACCACTGTTCTCATCGTTACCACCTAGTTCAATTCCAATAGCACCTGGTCTGTCTATCTTTAGCTTTATGTCAACCGCATCAATGAACGTATAAGCAAAACTTTTACTGTTGTCCGAGCCTTCCTTTTTCGAGTTAAAAACGATCCCTTTTTTAACGTTTATCATAGTTACATTTGTGATGTTTGTTGCTTCACTATAACGTTCGTCATCGCTGCCATTTTTTATCAGAATTCCTACTTCGCAATCTTTGATTGTAACGTTTCTTATTTGGGCACCCCGCGTATTTTCAATGACAATTCCAACTTGATTGGGCATATTATTTCCATCGATTATAAGATTTTCAATTAGCGGACAGTATGTTTGAGTTGAGGGATTTCCAATATGGATTATGCCTCCATTGGTTTTGTCAGTTTCCCATTTTTGTTCATCCCACTTTGCAGTAGAAACTATGCCATTTCCTCCACCATTGTAGATAACAAAATCTGATAATCCAGTCACTTCATCTTTTAGCCATATTGTGTTACTAACAGAATTAAAGACAGGACTTATGTTGCCTCCTACAGGTGTGATGTTTTCTATGCTTGATGGTCCGTGTCTGGTCCATTGGTCTTCGTGATATGGTTCTAGGCTTGAGTTTGTGCATTTTTTTACTGCTATCCAGTCTATTTCTAGGTAGCAGTATTCAACGTTCCATTCAGCGACGCCACATGCAAAGTATGGTCTAAACTCTAGGTCTTGTGTAGTGTAGCTGGTGTAGTCTACGTGGAGGTCTTGTCCTTCTTGGAATTGTCCAGTGTTTTGGTAGTAGTTGATGAAGTAGGTTCTCCATTGGCCTACGGTTAAGGAAGCTCCTACGTTAGGCAGCAGTAATCCATAACCATGAGTGAATACCCAGCCTAACTCATCAGCGTACGGTCTAATCAATGATCCACCTAAGTTGACTATGCCACTGTTGGATGAGGCTCTTGCTTTCATCCGTAAACCGCAGTTGGGGTAGGCTTCTTTGCAGGTGATTTCCACCTCTGAAAAACTGTCCGGTGGAGCGGTCAAAACCAGCTTGCTATACTCTACCGCGTAACTAGCTTGATCCCATATGCCAAAGAAAGGATCAGAGAAAATGTCAACAAACCATTTACTGTCATCAAGCACCGCGCCGTTAAAGTCATCAAAGAACACAAACGTTTCATACGGGTCACTCTCACTAAGAGCAGTAGGATTGCCATAGTACATGTGCAAGGTACGGTCATAAGCATTTTCAGCATCACCTAAACTCTCTGCAATCTTAACCCAAACAAGCGCAGTGTCATTTTCTACGGATTCAATCCAATACGATAGTGACGTTAGGCCATCTGAGCTTGTAAACCGCAAATCACTAAAGTCTTCATTGCCGATTTCATCCAAGTAAACCTCTGACCCAGAATCGTTACCCATGCCATGATGCACAATCACTGCAATTTGATAGTCTGTTCCTGCTCCAACTGCACCGTGAATCGTGTGGCTTTTTCGGCTGCTCCATTTATCATTAAACCAGTGGTGCGTCTCAGTTTTCCAACTATCCTGATGTGTGGGTTCAGTTTCGACGTATCGATGCATGAATACCCAATCAAAATATGTGTCATTGTCGGGGTTTCCTATGGGCGCAAAGGTAATTGTTGAGCCGTTCTCAGCTGTACTGCAGGTTCTCATTGCACTTAACTGGTCCCATCGGGTAGTATAGATGGAGTTAAACTTTGTAACTTCAACAGTATGCCAATCTGTGTCTTTAGGGTTGACCATTTCGGGAGAGGTAGTTCCATTATCAGCAGTAACGTAGTCAACCAAGGTCAAGTTCTCGTTTGAGTAGTCACTTGCTTTAAAGAAGGGT
This is a stretch of genomic DNA from Candidatus Bathyarchaeota archaeon. It encodes these proteins:
- a CDS encoding BNR repeat-containing protein; amino-acid sequence: MTKMLKVTPFILFLLLLICNYTVAQSSSLTWDIQTISSEGTIGASSLALDSADNPHICYSEHPKQDHTIADVLVYAHWNGTAWSTQKI